The following coding sequences lie in one Mus musculus strain C57BL/6J chromosome 11, GRCm38.p6 C57BL/6J genomic window:
- the Evi2a gene encoding protein EVI2A precursor: MEHKGQYLHLVFLMTTVWASSSSGTRPNYTHLWASSVTASGSSNQNGSSRHPSDNNTNLVTPAVGHKVSATDKPASSPPVPLASTSTLKSSTPHAFRNSSPTAEIKSQGETFKKEVCEENTSNTAMLICLIVIAVLFLICTFLFLSTVVLANKVSSLKRSKQVGKRQPRSNGDFLASSGLWTAESDTWKRAKELTGSNLLLQSPGVLTAARERKHEEGTEKLN; the protein is encoded by the coding sequence ATGGAGCACAAAGGACAGTACCTGCATCTTGTTTTCCTGATGACAACAGTGTGGGCCTCGTCGTCTTCTGGAACAAGACCAAACTACACACACCTGTGGGCTAGCAGTGTCACTGCCTCAGGTTCCAGTAATCAGAATGGCTCCAGCAGACATCCGAGTGACAATAACACAAACCTTGTCACTCCTGCCGTGGGTCACAAGGTGAGCGCCACAGACAAGCCTGCATCATCTCCCCCTGTGCCTTTAGCTTCCACATCTACACTCAAGTCCTCCACGCCCCATGCCTTCAGAAACAGTTCTCCAACAGCAGAGATCAAAAGTCAGGGGGAAACGTTTAAAAAGGAAGTCTGTGAGGAGAACACCAGCAACACGGCCATGCTAATTTGCTTAATTGTAATTGCAGTGCTTTTCCTTATCTGTACCTTTCTATTTCTATCAACTGTGGTTCTGGCAAACAAAGTCTCATCTCTCAAAAGGTCAAAGCAAGTAGGCAAGCGCCAGCCGCGGAGCAACGGTGACTTTCTGGCAAGTAGTGGGCTCTGGACTGCTGAGTCGGACACTTGGAAAAGAGCAAAGGAGCTCACAGGCTCCAACCTCCTATTGCAATCTCCTGGTGTGCTTACAGCAGCCAGGGAGAGAAAGCACGAAGAAGGAACTGAAAAACTCAACTAG